A genome region from Deinococcus sp. KNUC1210 includes the following:
- a CDS encoding sugar MFS transporter has translation MTAPSPPATAQKRQFALGFLAFLLMGIIQAGYGPTYSNLAREYHQSISAVGIISSLHFLGGAAGTLLLGVLLLRLSLRSALALAAGALLLGVLGVAFAPLWGLVLASALVGGLGFGMLSAGFNTAFAQMGAGPSSLVNGLFGVGSVISPLLVALLATHSHRPPFVLMSVLAALLALGVRMWWPRNEPTDTTPTHKTEASAARTPVPAVSWPIFLLFAAAFFVYVGMEASIGNWATVHLTRLHHPDPAFMTSLYWAALTAGRFGFAIIGSRVGAYPVLAVGAGGALLAGLLLTGSLAPAALIVAGLCFAPMFPTLLAWFTSVLPPRQAPYVLTVGMLGGSLLPALIGWMLPRLGTLTLPLGVLLFAGLLLTLLSLLSWRLSPRANRLTST, from the coding sequence ATGACCGCTCCCTCCCCGCCCGCGACTGCCCAGAAGCGGCAGTTTGCGCTGGGGTTCCTGGCCTTCCTGCTGATGGGCATCATTCAGGCGGGCTATGGCCCCACCTACAGCAACCTTGCCCGCGAATACCACCAGAGCATCAGCGCGGTGGGCATCATTTCCAGCCTGCACTTTCTGGGCGGCGCGGCGGGAACCCTGCTGCTGGGCGTCCTGCTGCTGCGTCTGAGCCTGCGTTCGGCGCTGGCGCTCGCGGCAGGAGCGCTGCTGCTGGGCGTGCTGGGGGTGGCGTTCGCGCCGCTGTGGGGGCTGGTGCTGGCATCGGCGCTGGTGGGCGGCCTGGGCTTCGGCATGCTGTCGGCGGGCTTCAATACGGCGTTTGCCCAGATGGGGGCCGGGCCTTCCAGCCTGGTCAACGGGCTGTTCGGCGTGGGCTCGGTGATATCGCCGCTGCTGGTGGCGCTGCTGGCGACGCACTCGCACCGACCGCCCTTCGTGCTGATGAGTGTGCTGGCTGCGCTGCTGGCGCTGGGCGTGCGCATGTGGTGGCCCCGGAACGAACCCACCGACACGACACCCACACACAAAACCGAGGCCAGCGCTGCCCGGACGCCTGTTCCGGCAGTCTCCTGGCCCATCTTCCTGCTGTTCGCGGCAGCGTTTTTCGTGTATGTCGGCATGGAAGCCAGCATCGGCAACTGGGCCACCGTCCATCTGACGCGGCTGCATCACCCCGATCCGGCCTTTATGACCAGTCTGTACTGGGCCGCCCTGACGGCTGGCCGCTTCGGGTTTGCCATAATCGGCAGCCGGGTCGGGGCCTATCCGGTGCTGGCGGTGGGTGCTGGTGGGGCGTTGCTGGCAGGGCTGCTGCTGACCGGCAGTCTGGCTCCCGCTGCACTGATCGTGGCGGGTCTGTGCTTTGCCCCGATGTTCCCGACACTGCTGGCGTGGTTTACCTCTGTGCTGCCGCCGCGTCAGGCTCCCTACGTGCTGACCGTGGGAATGCTGGGCGGCTCTCTCCTGCCGGCCCTGATCGGCTGGATGCTGCCGCGCTTGGGCACGCTGACCCTGCCGCTGGGCGTGCTGCTCTTCGCCGGTCTGCTGCTCACGCTGCTCTCGTTGCTGAGCTGGCGACTGTCTCCCCGCGCCAACCGGCTCACCTCAACCTGA
- a CDS encoding MATE family efflux transporter produces MSASPAAAPVPTLSPGHEIARIAVPVSLEFTLMLVLNFVNQVVVGALGAKAIAAVGFASSLTFIVVATLGALGTSVSILVSRAYGAGRRSDMNTSVSAALLLAAALSGVLSVLLAIFAPQLLRLTGASEAVASLGSGYLRLTALSLLPTALGIVLSGVMRSLGHARSPMVATFITVILNTLLGYSLVFGIGPFPKLGVVGAGWATLITATLKVLILLAQVYGPRPLAAWATPRGAASWKAVLGPLFVFAVPLGLTELIWSGGTFLYNVVFQRLGDEALAAAQIVNTLEGVFVVGSIGLMSATTALVGRSLGQGDAPGAAVWVRRLLNVGVRTGVGFGLLFALSTLLLGLLFREVGQDVRQAAAIGIVINAVFQVVKVRNMIVGAGILPSGNDTRGVILGDVVGAFLVGLPLAVLLGLYTPLGVTGVFLARVIEESVKLGVFTWRARRLSWDALAAAQAA; encoded by the coding sequence ATGTCTGCCTCGCCCGCTGCTGCCCCCGTTCCCACGCTCTCGCCAGGCCATGAAATCGCAAGAATTGCCGTGCCGGTCAGCCTGGAATTCACGTTGATGCTGGTCCTGAATTTCGTGAATCAGGTGGTGGTGGGAGCGCTGGGGGCCAAGGCCATCGCCGCTGTGGGCTTTGCCAGCAGCCTGACCTTTATCGTGGTCGCCACGCTGGGAGCCCTGGGAACGTCGGTCAGCATCCTGGTGTCGCGGGCGTATGGAGCAGGCCGCAGAAGCGACATGAACACCTCGGTGAGCGCGGCCCTGCTGCTGGCGGCGGCGCTCTCCGGCGTGCTTTCCGTGTTGCTGGCGATCTTCGCGCCGCAGTTGCTGCGCCTGACCGGGGCGTCGGAAGCCGTGGCGTCGCTGGGCAGCGGCTACCTGCGCCTCACCGCTCTGTCGCTGCTGCCCACGGCGCTCGGCATCGTGCTCAGCGGCGTGATGCGCTCGCTGGGCCACGCCCGCAGCCCGATGGTCGCCACCTTCATCACGGTCATTCTCAATACCCTGCTGGGCTACTCGCTGGTCTTCGGCATCGGGCCGTTTCCGAAGCTGGGCGTGGTGGGCGCGGGCTGGGCCACCCTCATCACCGCCACGCTGAAGGTGCTGATTCTGTTGGCACAGGTGTACGGCCCGCGTCCGCTGGCAGCCTGGGCCACTCCTCGGGGCGCGGCGAGCTGGAAGGCGGTGCTGGGGCCGCTGTTCGTGTTCGCGGTGCCGCTGGGCCTGACCGAACTCATCTGGAGCGGCGGAACGTTTCTGTACAACGTGGTGTTCCAGCGGCTGGGCGATGAGGCGCTGGCGGCGGCACAGATCGTCAATACCCTGGAAGGCGTGTTCGTGGTGGGCAGCATCGGCCTGATGAGCGCCACGACCGCGCTGGTGGGCCGCTCGCTGGGACAGGGCGACGCACCGGGCGCAGCGGTCTGGGTTCGCCGCCTGCTGAATGTGGGTGTGAGAACCGGCGTGGGCTTCGGGCTGCTGTTCGCGCTCAGCACGCTGCTGCTGGGCCTGCTGTTCCGCGAGGTAGGCCAGGACGTGCGGCAGGCGGCGGCAATCGGCATCGTCATCAATGCCGTCTTTCAGGTCGTGAAGGTGCGAAATATGATCGTGGGCGCGGGCATCCTGCCGAGCGGCAACGACACGCGCGGCGTGATTCTGGGCGATGTGGTCGGCGCCTTTCTGGTGGGCCTGCCGCTGGCGGTGCTGCTGGGGCTGTACACGCCGCTGGGCGTGACGGGCGTGT
- a CDS encoding aldo/keto reductase has protein sequence MTQQDTRAVHRRPLGKTGIQVAEVGYGAWGISGKQWVGADDSESTRALERYIELGGNFIDTALAYGEGHSEMLVGEVARRHPGTLVATKIPPKNRLWPARAGSRAQDVYPGEYVVACTEESLKHLGMDSVDVQQFHVWNDEWLGEGDWQDAVTQLKRDGKIRHFGISINDHQPDNALKAVEAGVVETVQVIYNIFDQTPQERLLDACQAHGVGVIVRVALDEGSLTGTITPETTFAPDDFRNGYFGGDRKRELQSHLRAIETDLGISTAQLPETALRFVLSHPAVSTVIVGMRSVRNVERNMALADGKGLDAAAVQKLSRHAWDRNWYDPA, from the coding sequence ATGACACAGCAAGACACCAGAGCAGTGCATCGGCGACCTCTCGGCAAAACCGGGATCCAGGTGGCAGAGGTCGGGTACGGGGCGTGGGGGATTAGCGGCAAGCAGTGGGTCGGCGCGGACGACTCGGAAAGTACGCGGGCGCTGGAGCGGTATATCGAACTGGGCGGCAACTTCATCGATACCGCGCTTGCTTACGGCGAGGGCCACAGCGAGATGCTCGTGGGCGAGGTGGCCCGCCGTCATCCCGGCACGCTGGTTGCCACCAAGATTCCGCCCAAAAACCGCCTGTGGCCCGCCCGCGCAGGCAGCCGGGCGCAGGACGTGTACCCCGGCGAGTACGTGGTGGCCTGCACCGAAGAGAGCCTGAAGCATCTGGGCATGGATAGCGTGGACGTGCAGCAGTTTCACGTCTGGAACGACGAGTGGCTGGGCGAGGGCGACTGGCAGGACGCGGTGACGCAGCTGAAACGAGACGGCAAGATCCGGCATTTCGGCATTTCGATCAACGACCATCAGCCCGACAACGCTCTGAAAGCTGTCGAGGCGGGCGTGGTCGAGACGGTGCAGGTGATCTACAACATCTTCGACCAGACGCCGCAGGAACGCCTGCTCGACGCCTGCCAGGCGCACGGCGTGGGAGTGATCGTGCGCGTGGCACTCGACGAGGGCAGCCTGACAGGAACGATCACGCCCGAAACGACCTTCGCCCCCGACGACTTCCGAAACGGGTACTTCGGCGGCGACCGCAAGCGGGAATTGCAGAGCCATCTGCGGGCCATCGAGACCGATCTGGGCATCAGTACCGCGCAACTGCCCGAAACGGCGCTGCGCTTCGTGCTCAGTCATCCGGCGGTCAGCACCGTCATCGTGGGCATGAGATCGGTGCGGAACGTCGAGCGCAACATGGCACTTGCCGACGGCAAAGGGCTGGACGCGGCGGCGGTCCAGAAGCTGAGTCGGCATGCCTGGGACCGCAACTGGTACGACCCGGCCTGA
- a CDS encoding GreA/GreB family elongation factor, which produces MAKEIKLTREGFERLQATLNNEKARLEEATRVLQEQMEASADTEDTGLEDAKREKMNIEARIDELEDTLTRAQLIEDRGQDGKVGLGTVVVLHNEATKKDMKVQVVSAPEAGVLGGSLPRISDDSPVGLQLMGRKSGESFVVNLDNGKQVKYRVVSFD; this is translated from the coding sequence ATGGCAAAAGAGATCAAACTGACCCGCGAAGGTTTTGAGCGGCTTCAGGCGACCCTGAACAACGAAAAGGCCCGGCTGGAAGAGGCGACCCGTGTGCTTCAGGAGCAGATGGAAGCGTCTGCCGATACAGAAGACACCGGTCTGGAAGATGCCAAGCGCGAGAAGATGAATATCGAGGCCCGTATCGACGAGCTGGAAGATACCCTGACTCGCGCCCAGCTGATCGAAGACCGGGGCCAGGACGGAAAGGTCGGCCTGGGCACCGTGGTGGTGCTGCACAACGAGGCCACCAAGAAAGATATGAAGGTGCAGGTGGTCAGTGCACCGGAAGCGGGCGTGCTGGGCGGCAGCCTGCCGCGGATCAGCGACGACAGCCCGGTGGGCCTGCAACTGATGGGCCGCAAGTCGGGCGAGAGCTTCGTGGTCAACCTCGACAACGGCAAGCAGGTCAAGTACCGCGTGGTCAGCTTCGACTGA
- a CDS encoding DegV family protein: protein MSDAVTEPQFDVISDGGLDAYAELNNRVEVAPFSLNFGSESRLASDFTREDFFRRLKAGTPHPTTSQPTPQAYVTLLEKAVRPVLAVTISSGLSGSLNAAEQARTLVPGTQTTLHDSRTLSAAQAFQVHAAMTARQRGHTVGVALDWMQRVSEQTELYFTIETLEYLKRGGRIGRVQATLGGLLNLKPVVTVDKKTGAYTNVGRARAWKGALEAVANQVTSRYGEGTPCGWACCTAKPATVPKPCWSICAGGIPSCGRALRRSIRCWRCIPGRRRWGWRPHRARGPGKAEKREGPLAAPATYPPDGLA from the coding sequence ATGAGTGACGCCGTGACCGAGCCGCAGTTCGACGTGATTTCCGACGGCGGCCTGGACGCCTACGCCGAGCTGAACAACCGCGTCGAGGTCGCGCCGTTCTCGCTGAACTTCGGCAGCGAATCGCGGCTCGCCTCCGACTTCACCCGCGAGGACTTCTTTCGCCGCCTGAAGGCCGGAACGCCCCATCCCACCACCTCGCAGCCCACCCCGCAGGCGTATGTGACGCTGCTGGAAAAGGCCGTGCGCCCCGTGTTGGCCGTCACCATCTCCAGCGGACTGTCGGGCAGCCTGAATGCCGCCGAGCAGGCACGCACGCTGGTGCCCGGCACCCAGACCACCCTGCACGACAGCCGGACCCTGAGCGCGGCGCAGGCATTTCAGGTGCATGCCGCCATGACTGCCCGGCAGCGTGGGCACACGGTCGGCGTGGCGCTCGACTGGATGCAGCGGGTGAGCGAACAGACCGAGCTGTATTTCACCATCGAGACGCTGGAATACCTGAAGCGCGGCGGTCGCATCGGGCGGGTGCAGGCCACGCTGGGCGGCCTGCTGAACCTGAAACCCGTCGTGACGGTGGACAAGAAGACCGGGGCGTATACCAACGTGGGCCGCGCCCGTGCCTGGAAGGGCGCACTCGAAGCCGTCGCCAATCAGGTGACGTCCCGGTACGGCGAGGGCACCCCCTGCGGCTGGGCCTGCTGTACGGCGAAACCCGCGACAGTGCCGAAACCGTGCTGGAGCATCTGCGCGGGCGGCATCCCATCGTGTGGTCGGGCTTTGCGCCGGTCAATCCGGTGCTGGCGGTGCATACCGGGCCGTCGGCGGTGGGGCTGGCGGCCGCACCGGGCGCGTGGCCCTGGGAAAGCTGAGAAGCGCGAAGGGCCTCTGGCGGCACCGGCCACCTATCCGCCAGATGGCCTAGCCTGA
- a CDS encoding NAD(P)-dependent oxidoreductase — protein MTESVSLGAVSSGHRAAFLGLGAMGTPMAAHLTALLPTLVWNRTAAKAEQHAADYGTQAATLSEVAQADFILTCLPTSAEVDSLIDQLLPDLKSGSVWIDCTSGHPDAARRQAAQLATRGVAFLDAPVSGGPLGAKAGTLSVMVGGAASVIERVRPLLETFGGTVLRVGDVGSGFAVKAINNTLMGLHLLSLAEGLAVLKLQGVDLQPALDILNASSGRSFSSEAKFTQHVLNRKFAANFALGLLAKDAGIALENVQAVKGSAPLLAQTAMLLRAAQHTVGSEIDHTAAVQMVEAWNNVELS, from the coding sequence ATGACCGAATCTGTTTCGCTCGGCGCTGTCTCCTCCGGCCACAGGGCCGCCTTTCTGGGTCTGGGTGCGATGGGCACGCCGATGGCCGCCCACCTGACGGCGCTGCTGCCCACGCTGGTCTGGAACCGGACCGCCGCCAAAGCCGAGCAGCACGCCGCCGATTACGGCACACAGGCTGCCACGCTTTCAGAGGTCGCGCAGGCCGACTTCATCCTGACCTGCCTGCCCACCAGTGCCGAGGTCGACAGCCTGATCGATCAGCTTCTGCCCGACCTGAAGAGTGGCAGCGTGTGGATCGACTGCACCAGCGGGCATCCGGACGCGGCGCGGCGACAGGCGGCGCAGCTGGCGACACGCGGCGTGGCGTTTCTGGATGCGCCGGTTTCGGGCGGACCACTGGGCGCGAAGGCCGGAACACTCAGCGTGATGGTCGGCGGCGCGGCCTCCGTGATAGAACGCGTGCGCCCGCTGCTGGAAACCTTCGGCGGCACGGTGCTGCGCGTGGGTGATGTGGGCAGCGGCTTCGCGGTCAAGGCCATCAACAACACCCTGATGGGCCTGCATCTGCTGTCGCTGGCCGAAGGGCTGGCGGTCCTGAAACTGCAGGGTGTGGACCTGCAGCCCGCTCTCGACATCCTGAATGCCAGCAGCGGGCGCAGCTTTTCCAGCGAGGCCAAGTTCACCCAGCACGTCCTGAACCGCAAGTTTGCCGCCAATTTTGCGCTGGGCCTGCTCGCCAAAGATGCTGGAATCGCGCTGGAGAACGTGCAGGCCGTGAAGGGCAGTGCGCCGCTGCTGGCTCAGACCGCCATGCTGCTGCGGGCGGCCCAGCACACGGTCGGAAGCGAGATTGACCACACCGCCGCCGTGCAGATGGTGGAGGCATGGAACAACGTGGAACTGTCATGA
- a CDS encoding DUF2721 domain-containing protein has product MAASSFSVLSAMITPAVLISACGALILSTSNRLGRMTDRVRSLTERFKELVTPEGQREPLARDEKHLIMAQLPKLTRRVRLLQRSLSAFYASVGLFVMTSVLTGGGALLGLNVLLFPVLLAMLGAAFLLYASLQLVNEAQLSYQTTREEMRFLERLGQHYANLYDDPQLARAQQSAEQP; this is encoded by the coding sequence ATGGCGGCCTCCTCGTTCAGCGTCCTGTCGGCCATGATCACGCCCGCCGTGCTGATCAGTGCCTGCGGCGCTCTGATCCTGAGTACCAGCAACCGGCTGGGGCGCATGACCGACCGGGTTCGCAGCCTGACCGAACGCTTCAAGGAACTCGTGACCCCGGAAGGACAGCGCGAACCGCTGGCCAGAGACGAAAAACACCTGATCATGGCCCAGCTTCCCAAGCTGACCCGGCGCGTTCGCCTGCTTCAGCGCAGCCTGAGCGCCTTCTATGCCTCGGTAGGCCTGTTCGTGATGACCAGCGTACTGACCGGTGGCGGCGCACTGCTGGGGCTGAACGTGCTGCTGTTTCCGGTGCTGCTGGCCATGCTGGGCGCAGCTTTCCTGCTATATGCCAGCCTGCAACTGGTCAACGAGGCGCAGCTCAGCTACCAGACCACCCGCGAGGAAATGCGCTTTCTGGAGCGGCTGGGACAGCATTACGCCAATCTCTACGACGATCCTCAACTTGCCAGGGCACAGCAATCGGCGGAACAGCCGTGA